A stretch of the Lactuca sativa cultivar Salinas chromosome 9, Lsat_Salinas_v11, whole genome shotgun sequence genome encodes the following:
- the LOC111889689 gene encoding alkane hydroxylase MAH1 isoform X1, producing the protein MLLLLVTLLASIVLFLYWRRSHRVINWVVFGMTPDLILNAYRVHDFFTDLIKSRHGTFMLKGPWFANMDMLLTSDPANVHHILSKNFPNYPKGPEFRKIFDFLGDGIFNSDHELWEIHRKTTMSLFKHPDFNLHLEANIRNKIEKGLLPLLEFVSHDQQETDLQEIFQRFTFDAICLLLLDFDPETLSLHLPYNACEKAFTDAEEALLWRHLLPEKVWKLQHRFNIGKEKKLIEASKAFDEFIYKCLSRKENKLTDVERVEKEVGLLKFLITSFEGQTGTSGNSRTFLKDTIFSLMIAGRDTTSTGLSWFFYLIAKNPSVENKIREEIEKQVGNSKWKNLNAKELEGLVYLHGGLCEALRLYPPVALEHKAPSDTDVLPSGHVVNKHSRIILSFYSMGRMEWIWGKDCLEFKPERWFSGRGGVKHEPSYKFTAFHAGPRTCLGKEMGLIQMKMVATAIIYHYHVELVKDQEVCPADSIILQMKYGLKVRLFPIREIKI; encoded by the coding sequence ATGCTTCTCCTTTTAGTTACGTTGTTGGCTTCCATTGTCCTGTTTCTTTACTGGAGAAGGTCTCATCGTGTTATCAATTGGGTCGTTTTTGGCATGACCCCCGATCTCATTCTAAATGCTTACCGTGTTCATGATTTCTTCACAGATCTCATCAAATCGAGACATGGTACTTTCATGCTTAAAGGTCCTTGGTTTGCCAACATGGACATGCTCCTCACCTCCGACCCAGCCAACGTTCACCACATCTTAAGCAAGAACTTCCCCAACTATCCCAAAGGTCCCGAGTTCCGGAAGATCTTTGATTTCCTTGGAGATGGAATCTTTAACTCCGATCACGAGTTATGGGAAATCCACAGGAAAACAACCATGTCTCTATTCAAACACCCCGACTTCAATCTGCACTTAGAAGCAAATATCAGGAACAAGATTGAGAAAGGGCTTCTACCTCTCCTTGAATTCGTCtcccatgatcaacaagagaccGATTTGCAGGAGATATTTCAGAGGTTTACATTTGACGCTATCTGTCTGTTGCTTTTAGATTTTGATCCTGAAACCCTGTCTCTGCATTTACCATATAATGCATGTGAGAAGGCCTTCACGGACGCAGAAGAAGCTCTTCTTTGGAGGCATCTGTTGCCGGAAAAAGTTTGGAAGCTGCAACACAGATTCAATATAGGAAAGGAGAAGAAGTTGATCGAAGCTTCTAAGGCTTTTGATGAATTTATATATAAATGTTTGTCAAGGAAAGAAAACAAGCTCACTGATGTTGAAAGAGTAGAGAAGGAGGTCGGATTGTTAAAGTTCTTGATCACTAGTTTCGAAGGACAGACGGGGACTTCAGGGAACTCAAGAACGTTTTTAAAAGACACCATATTCAGTCTGATGATTGCCGGAAGAGACACTACAAGCACAGGTCTTTCTTGGTTTTTTTATCTCATCGCCAAAAACCCTAGCGTAGAGAACAAGATCCGAGAGGAGATTGAGAAGCAAGTGGGAAATTCAAAATGGAAAAATCTTAATGCAAAAGAGTTGGAGGGACTGGTGTATCTTCATGGAGGTTTATGTGAAGCATTAAGACTCTATCCCCCTGTCGCTTTGGAGCACAAGGCACCATCGGACACAGATGTACTCCCAAGTGGGCATGTAGTTAATAAGCACAGCAGGATAATTCTGTCGTTTTATTCAATGGGAAGGATGGAATGGATATGGGGGAAGGATTGCTTGGAGTTTAAACCGGAGAGATGGTTTTCAGGGAGAGGAGGAGTAAAACACGAACCATCTTATAAATTTACAGCGTTTCATGCGGGGCCACGAACGTGCTTGGGTAAGGAAATGGGTTTAATTCAGATGAAAATGGTGGCGACTGCAATCATTTATCATTACCATGTAGAGTTGGTTAAGGATCAAGAGGTTTGTCCAGCTGATTCTATTATACTCCAAATGAAATATGGTTTGAAGGTTAGGCTCTTTCCTATCAGAGAGATCAAAATATAA
- the LOC111889689 gene encoding alkane hydroxylase MAH1 isoform X2, with product MLKGPWFANMDMLLTSDPANVHHILSKNFPNYPKGPEFRKIFDFLGDGIFNSDHELWEIHRKTTMSLFKHPDFNLHLEANIRNKIEKGLLPLLEFVSHDQQETDLQEIFQRFTFDAICLLLLDFDPETLSLHLPYNACEKAFTDAEEALLWRHLLPEKVWKLQHRFNIGKEKKLIEASKAFDEFIYKCLSRKENKLTDVERVEKEVGLLKFLITSFEGQTGTSGNSRTFLKDTIFSLMIAGRDTTSTGLSWFFYLIAKNPSVENKIREEIEKQVGNSKWKNLNAKELEGLVYLHGGLCEALRLYPPVALEHKAPSDTDVLPSGHVVNKHSRIILSFYSMGRMEWIWGKDCLEFKPERWFSGRGGVKHEPSYKFTAFHAGPRTCLGKEMGLIQMKMVATAIIYHYHVELVKDQEVCPADSIILQMKYGLKVRLFPIREIKI from the coding sequence ATGCTTAAAGGTCCTTGGTTTGCCAACATGGACATGCTCCTCACCTCCGACCCAGCCAACGTTCACCACATCTTAAGCAAGAACTTCCCCAACTATCCCAAAGGTCCCGAGTTCCGGAAGATCTTTGATTTCCTTGGAGATGGAATCTTTAACTCCGATCACGAGTTATGGGAAATCCACAGGAAAACAACCATGTCTCTATTCAAACACCCCGACTTCAATCTGCACTTAGAAGCAAATATCAGGAACAAGATTGAGAAAGGGCTTCTACCTCTCCTTGAATTCGTCtcccatgatcaacaagagaccGATTTGCAGGAGATATTTCAGAGGTTTACATTTGACGCTATCTGTCTGTTGCTTTTAGATTTTGATCCTGAAACCCTGTCTCTGCATTTACCATATAATGCATGTGAGAAGGCCTTCACGGACGCAGAAGAAGCTCTTCTTTGGAGGCATCTGTTGCCGGAAAAAGTTTGGAAGCTGCAACACAGATTCAATATAGGAAAGGAGAAGAAGTTGATCGAAGCTTCTAAGGCTTTTGATGAATTTATATATAAATGTTTGTCAAGGAAAGAAAACAAGCTCACTGATGTTGAAAGAGTAGAGAAGGAGGTCGGATTGTTAAAGTTCTTGATCACTAGTTTCGAAGGACAGACGGGGACTTCAGGGAACTCAAGAACGTTTTTAAAAGACACCATATTCAGTCTGATGATTGCCGGAAGAGACACTACAAGCACAGGTCTTTCTTGGTTTTTTTATCTCATCGCCAAAAACCCTAGCGTAGAGAACAAGATCCGAGAGGAGATTGAGAAGCAAGTGGGAAATTCAAAATGGAAAAATCTTAATGCAAAAGAGTTGGAGGGACTGGTGTATCTTCATGGAGGTTTATGTGAAGCATTAAGACTCTATCCCCCTGTCGCTTTGGAGCACAAGGCACCATCGGACACAGATGTACTCCCAAGTGGGCATGTAGTTAATAAGCACAGCAGGATAATTCTGTCGTTTTATTCAATGGGAAGGATGGAATGGATATGGGGGAAGGATTGCTTGGAGTTTAAACCGGAGAGATGGTTTTCAGGGAGAGGAGGAGTAAAACACGAACCATCTTATAAATTTACAGCGTTTCATGCGGGGCCACGAACGTGCTTGGGTAAGGAAATGGGTTTAATTCAGATGAAAATGGTGGCGACTGCAATCATTTATCATTACCATGTAGAGTTGGTTAAGGATCAAGAGGTTTGTCCAGCTGATTCTATTATACTCCAAATGAAATATGGTTTGAAGGTTAGGCTCTTTCCTATCAGAGAGATCAAAATATAA